The following are encoded together in the Nocardia sp. XZ_19_385 genome:
- a CDS encoding dihydroorotase: MTQKGGAVELVIKGARPYGEGDPVDVLIRDGVIAEIGTDLTADEVIDAQGQILLPGFVDLHTHLREPGREDTETIESGSSAAALGGYTAVFAMANTNPVADSHVVTDHVWRRGQEVGLVDVYPVGAVTVGLKGKQLAEMGTMAAGVGQVRMFSDDGHCVYDPLIMRRALEYATSLGVLIAQHAEEPRLTEGAVAHEGPNAARLGLAGWPRAAEEAIVARDALLARDAKARVHICHASTAGTVELVKWAKAQGISITAEVTPHHLLLDDSRLETYDAVNRVNPPLREASDVAALRQALADGVLDCVATDHAPHAEQDKCCEFSAARPGMLGLETALSIIVQTMVEPGLLDWRGVARVMSEKPAAIVGLDEHGRPIEVGEPANLTLVDPDASWTVRAQELASISNNTPFEEMTFPAKVTATMLRGRVTARDGKAVL, translated from the coding sequence ATGACACAGAAAGGTGGTGCCGTGGAACTGGTGATCAAGGGCGCCCGCCCCTATGGCGAGGGCGACCCGGTCGACGTGCTGATCCGGGACGGCGTGATCGCCGAGATCGGCACCGACCTCACAGCTGACGAGGTGATCGACGCCCAGGGCCAGATCCTGCTCCCGGGCTTCGTCGACCTGCACACGCATCTGCGCGAACCCGGCCGCGAGGACACCGAAACCATCGAATCCGGTTCCTCCGCAGCCGCTCTCGGCGGTTACACCGCGGTCTTCGCGATGGCCAACACCAACCCGGTCGCCGACTCCCACGTCGTCACCGACCATGTGTGGCGTCGCGGCCAGGAAGTGGGCCTGGTCGACGTCTACCCGGTCGGCGCGGTCACGGTCGGCCTCAAAGGCAAGCAGCTCGCCGAAATGGGCACCATGGCAGCGGGTGTGGGTCAGGTCCGGATGTTCTCCGACGACGGCCACTGCGTCTACGACCCGCTGATCATGCGCCGCGCCCTGGAGTACGCGACCTCCCTGGGCGTGCTCATCGCCCAGCACGCGGAGGAGCCCCGCCTCACCGAAGGCGCTGTGGCACACGAGGGCCCGAATGCCGCCAGGCTGGGCCTGGCGGGCTGGCCGCGCGCCGCCGAGGAAGCCATCGTGGCCCGCGACGCCCTGCTCGCCCGCGACGCGAAGGCCCGCGTGCACATCTGCCACGCCTCCACTGCGGGCACCGTGGAACTGGTGAAATGGGCCAAGGCCCAGGGCATTTCGATCACCGCCGAGGTCACCCCGCACCACCTGCTGCTGGACGACTCGCGCCTGGAAACCTACGACGCGGTCAACCGGGTCAACCCGCCGCTGCGCGAGGCCTCCGACGTCGCCGCGCTGCGCCAGGCCCTGGCCGACGGTGTCCTCGACTGTGTCGCCACCGACCACGCCCCGCACGCCGAACAGGACAAGTGCTGCGAGTTCTCCGCGGCCCGCCCCGGCATGCTCGGCCTGGAAACGGCGCTGTCGATCATCGTGCAGACCATGGTCGAGCCGGGCCTGCTGGACTGGCGCGGCGTCGCCCGGGTGATGAGCGAGAAGCCCGCCGCGATCGTCGGATTGGACGAGCACGGCCGCCCGATCGAGGTCGGCGAGCCCGCCAACCTCACCCTGGTCGACCCGGACGCGTCCTGGACCGTGCGGGCCCAGGAACTCGCCAGCATCTCGAACAACACACCGTTCGAGGAGATGACGTTCCCGGCGAAGGTGACGGCGACGATGCTGCGCGGCCGGGTCACCGCTCGCGATGGGAAGGCAGTGCTCTAA
- a CDS encoding nitroreductase family deazaflavin-dependent oxidoreductase: MAIKNTVERLFVGLNALVYRVSGGKVLGKIQGAPVLLLTTVGRKTGKSRTSPLLYLRDGERYVIVGSHAGHESDPAWVYNLRAKPEAEIEIGKEKIPVAAVELLAAESAALWPRLDAMYAGYADYRTKTDRTFPVFALTRR, encoded by the coding sequence ATGGCGATCAAGAACACAGTCGAACGTCTCTTCGTGGGCCTCAACGCTCTCGTGTACCGGGTCAGCGGCGGCAAAGTGCTCGGCAAGATCCAGGGCGCACCAGTGCTGTTGCTCACCACGGTCGGTCGCAAAACCGGCAAGTCCCGTACCTCCCCGCTGCTGTATCTGCGGGACGGTGAGCGTTACGTCATCGTCGGCTCGCACGCGGGCCACGAGAGCGACCCGGCGTGGGTGTACAACCTGCGGGCCAAGCCCGAGGCCGAGATCGAAATCGGCAAGGAGAAGATTCCGGTCGCGGCCGTCGAACTGCTCGCCGCCGAGAGCGCGGCCCTGTGGCCGCGGCTGGACGCGATGTACGCCGGGTATGCCGACTACCGGACCAAGACCGATCGCACCTTCCCGGTCTTCGCGCTCACCCGGCGCTGA
- a CDS encoding aspartate carbamoyltransferase catalytic subunit, with protein MRHLLSVTNLNRAAAVEMLDEAERFEQALLGREVHKLPTLRGRTVMTVFYENSTRTRVSFEVAGKWMSADVINVSASSSSVSKGESLRDTALTLHAAGADALIVRHPASGAAHQIARWMDAWAGQENRQGPAIINAGDGTHEHPTQALLDALTLRQRLGDIEGKRVVIVGDILHSRVARSNVFLLATLGADVTLVAPRTLLPIGVESWPCRVANSLDAELPGADAVMMLRVQQERMNGGFFPSPREYAVNYGLSERRMALLDDHTVVLHPGPMLRGMEIAPAVADSERAAILQQVTNGVHMRMAVLFRLLVGTQEAVA; from the coding sequence GTGAGGCATCTGCTCAGCGTCACAAATCTGAACCGGGCCGCCGCCGTCGAAATGCTCGACGAAGCCGAACGTTTCGAGCAGGCACTGCTGGGCCGCGAGGTGCACAAGCTGCCGACGCTGCGCGGCCGCACCGTGATGACGGTCTTCTACGAGAACTCCACCCGCACCCGCGTCTCCTTCGAGGTCGCCGGCAAGTGGATGAGCGCGGATGTCATCAATGTCAGTGCCAGCTCCTCCTCGGTCTCCAAGGGCGAATCGCTGCGCGACACCGCGCTCACCCTGCACGCGGCCGGCGCGGACGCGCTGATCGTCCGGCACCCGGCCTCGGGCGCCGCGCATCAGATCGCCCGCTGGATGGATGCCTGGGCCGGCCAGGAAAACCGGCAGGGCCCGGCGATCATCAACGCCGGCGACGGCACGCACGAGCACCCGACCCAGGCCCTGCTGGACGCGCTCACCTTGCGCCAGCGCCTCGGCGATATCGAGGGCAAGCGGGTCGTCATCGTCGGTGACATCCTGCACAGCCGGGTCGCCCGCTCGAATGTCTTCCTGCTCGCCACCCTCGGCGCCGACGTCACGCTCGTCGCGCCGCGCACCCTGCTGCCGATCGGCGTCGAATCCTGGCCCTGCCGCGTCGCGAACTCCCTGGACGCGGAACTGCCCGGCGCCGACGCGGTGATGATGCTGCGCGTCCAGCAGGAGCGGATGAACGGCGGCTTCTTCCCGTCGCCGCGGGAGTACGCGGTCAACTACGGACTCAGCGAACGCCGGATGGCGCTGCTCGACGACCACACCGTGGTCCTGCACCCCGGCCCGATGCTGCGCGGCATGGAAATCGCTCCCGCCGTTGCGGATTCGGAGCGGGCCGCGATTCTGCAGCAGGTCACCAACGGTGTGCACATGCGCATGGCGGTGCTGTTCCGCCTGCTGGTCGGCACCCAGGAGGCAGTCGCATGA
- a CDS encoding ABC transporter ATP-binding protein, with the protein MLTPAVGNICQSYLVPLVVAGMVGRIADEGVEAGAVAPYILGVAGLLTCSELCWRIGLHCLNRAGAYGIESLYVTAMDELLVQDAAFFHDNFAGSLTKRALSFASRFEEFIDTLVFEVCAFVVPVGFAAFVLWRYDPLLVFVLFGLLLLTGLLIAPLIRRRQKLVDARERAIARVAGHVADSVSNMHSVRAFAAERQEAAEHRRRVADQRRTALLSWDYGNLRIDIVVGPLFVLTNVLGLLLALRLVSNGAGVEVVIVVFTYFWNASGIMFRFNQIYRRLESAITEAAQFTTLLLTPPAIAEVPDPEPLCPKDFGVRFEKVDFAYPGARPLFTGLDLDVPAGTRVGLVGRSGGGKTTITQLLLRMTDIQGGAIRIGGQDISRLKQADLRGMLAYVPQEPAMFHRTLRENIRFARPDATDEEVQGAAKAAHVTEFADALPEGLETLVGERGVKLSGGQRQRVALARAILRDAPILVLDEATSALDSEGELLVQQALWELMAGRTALVVAHRLSTVASMDQLVVLDRGTIVEQGTHADLLRAKGVYAKLWQHQSGGFLGEDVSAG; encoded by the coding sequence ATGTTGACTCCCGCGGTGGGCAATATCTGTCAGTCGTATCTCGTGCCGCTGGTGGTGGCGGGGATGGTCGGGCGGATTGCCGACGAGGGCGTCGAAGCGGGAGCGGTCGCGCCCTACATCCTGGGCGTTGCCGGGTTGCTGACCTGTTCGGAGCTGTGCTGGCGGATCGGGCTGCATTGCCTGAATCGGGCCGGCGCATACGGGATCGAGAGTTTGTATGTGACGGCGATGGACGAATTGCTGGTTCAAGACGCCGCGTTCTTTCACGACAATTTCGCCGGATCGCTCACCAAACGCGCACTGAGTTTCGCTTCGCGCTTCGAGGAGTTCATCGACACGCTGGTATTCGAAGTGTGTGCGTTCGTGGTGCCGGTCGGGTTCGCCGCGTTCGTCCTGTGGCGCTACGACCCATTGCTGGTGTTCGTCCTGTTCGGGTTACTGCTGCTCACCGGCCTGCTGATCGCTCCCCTCATACGACGCCGTCAGAAATTGGTGGACGCGCGGGAACGCGCCATCGCCCGGGTGGCCGGGCATGTGGCCGACAGTGTTTCGAATATGCATTCCGTGCGCGCGTTCGCCGCCGAACGTCAGGAGGCGGCCGAGCACCGCCGACGGGTGGCGGACCAGCGGCGAACAGCACTGCTCTCCTGGGATTACGGGAATCTGCGGATCGATATCGTGGTGGGTCCGCTGTTCGTGCTCACCAATGTGCTCGGATTGCTGCTGGCGTTGCGGCTGGTCAGCAACGGCGCCGGCGTCGAGGTGGTCATCGTGGTGTTCACCTATTTCTGGAATGCGTCCGGAATCATGTTCCGGTTCAACCAGATCTATCGCCGGCTGGAAAGCGCGATCACCGAAGCCGCCCAATTCACCACGCTGTTGCTGACCCCACCCGCGATAGCGGAAGTACCGGATCCGGAACCCCTGTGCCCCAAGGATTTCGGGGTGCGTTTCGAAAAGGTCGACTTCGCTTATCCGGGTGCGCGGCCGCTTTTCACCGGCTTGGATCTGGACGTGCCCGCGGGCACCCGGGTGGGCCTGGTCGGCCGCTCCGGCGGCGGCAAGACCACCATCACCCAGCTACTGCTGCGCATGACCGATATCCAAGGCGGCGCGATCCGCATCGGCGGCCAGGACATTTCCCGCCTGAAGCAGGCCGACCTGCGCGGCATGCTGGCCTACGTGCCACAGGAACCGGCCATGTTCCACCGCACCCTGCGCGAGAACATCCGCTTCGCCCGCCCGGACGCCACCGACGAGGAGGTGCAGGGCGCGGCGAAGGCGGCCCACGTCACCGAGTTCGCCGATGCCCTGCCGGAGGGGCTGGAAACACTGGTCGGCGAGCGCGGGGTGAAACTGTCCGGCGGCCAGCGCCAACGGGTCGCGCTGGCCCGCGCCATCCTGCGCGACGCGCCGATCCTGGTGCTCGACGAAGCCACCAGCGCTTTGGATTCCGAAGGTGAACTGCTGGTGCAGCAAGCCCTCTGGGAACTCATGGCGGGTCGCACCGCGCTGGTGGTGGCGCACCGTTTGAGCACGGTGGCGAGCATGGATCAACTGGTCGTGCTCGACCGCGGGACGATCGTCGAGCAGGGGACGCACGCGGATCTGCTACGCGCGAAAGGGGTTTACGCGAAGCTGTGGCAGCACCAGTCCGGCGGGTTCCTGGGCGAGGATGTCAGCGCCGGGTGA
- a CDS encoding endonuclease domain-containing protein, whose translation MVLVLAAFGGVSDCAVASHCSAVVLHGMDCWGVTMGRVHLTRDRPNGARVGRRTVVHSARLAADEITVVDDIQVTTPARTVVDMARSVDFEQAVVIGDSALRKGLTTADELRRHLGRAPHRPGSRKAAKVIEFLDGRSESVAESRCRVAFRRAGLPDPEPQAQVCTDDGACVGRVDFLFAELGVIVEFDGKVKYQSELRGRRTAEQVVIAEKIREDQLRALGWLVVRLTWADLEDPVELVRRIRAAAAIAARVRRGGYWTTTPK comes from the coding sequence TTGGTGTTGGTGCTGGCGGCGTTCGGTGGGGTGTCGGATTGTGCTGTGGCGAGCCACTGTTCGGCTGTGGTGCTGCATGGGATGGACTGTTGGGGGGTAACGATGGGGCGGGTGCATTTGACGCGGGATCGGCCCAACGGTGCTCGGGTGGGTAGGAGGACGGTTGTGCATTCGGCGCGGTTGGCGGCGGATGAGATCACTGTGGTCGATGACATCCAGGTGACCACACCAGCGCGGACGGTGGTCGACATGGCGCGGTCGGTGGATTTCGAGCAGGCGGTGGTTATTGGGGATTCAGCCTTGCGGAAGGGCCTGACCACGGCGGATGAGCTGCGTCGTCATTTGGGGCGAGCTCCGCATCGGCCGGGTTCGCGCAAGGCGGCCAAGGTGATCGAGTTTCTCGACGGCCGCAGTGAGAGTGTCGCGGAGTCGCGCTGTCGGGTGGCGTTCCGGCGTGCGGGACTGCCGGACCCAGAGCCGCAGGCCCAGGTTTGTACAGATGATGGTGCCTGCGTCGGTCGCGTCGATTTCTTGTTCGCCGAGCTCGGTGTCATCGTCGAGTTCGACGGAAAGGTGAAGTATCAGAGCGAATTACGGGGTAGGCGCACGGCCGAGCAGGTCGTGATCGCCGAGAAGATCCGTGAGGATCAATTGCGTGCGCTCGGCTGGCTTGTGGTTCGACTGACTTGGGCTGATCTCGAGGATCCGGTAGAGCTGGTCCGGCGGATCCGCGCGGCCGCGGCGATCGCTGCGCGCGTCCGGCGCGGTGGTTACTGGACTACGACACCGAAGTGA
- the carA gene encoding glutamine-hydrolyzing carbamoyl-phosphate synthase small subunit — translation MTKQEQAALVLEDGRVFRGSAYGALGETLGEAVFCTAMTGYQETLTDPSYHRQIVVAAAPQIGNTGWNDEDDESSKIWVAGYVVRDPARRASNWRATTTLPEEMQRQNVVGIAGVDTRALVRHLRTRGSMKAGIFSGPALADAEQLLSRVTNQPSMLGADLADEVSTNEIYTIDPVGDARFTVVAVDLGIKTNTPRMFAERGMRVHVVPSNATLDQIKELNPDGVFLSNGPGDPATQDGAVALTQGILSEGLPLFGICFGNQILGRALGRNTYKMKFGHRGINIPVVEHSTGRISITAQNHGFALEGERGEVFDTPFGKAQVSHICANDGTVEGVQLVDGRAFSVQYHPEAAAGPHDAAYLFDRFAGLMEGA, via the coding sequence GTGACGAAACAAGAACAAGCCGCTCTCGTGCTGGAGGACGGCCGCGTGTTCCGCGGCTCGGCCTACGGCGCGCTGGGTGAAACCCTGGGCGAGGCGGTGTTCTGCACCGCGATGACCGGCTACCAGGAGACCTTGACCGACCCCAGCTACCACCGCCAGATCGTGGTGGCCGCGGCCCCGCAGATCGGCAACACCGGCTGGAACGACGAGGACGACGAGTCCAGCAAGATCTGGGTCGCCGGTTATGTCGTGCGCGACCCCGCGCGCCGCGCCTCCAACTGGCGCGCCACCACGACACTGCCCGAGGAGATGCAGCGCCAGAACGTGGTCGGCATCGCGGGCGTCGACACCCGCGCCCTGGTCCGCCACCTGCGCACCCGCGGCTCGATGAAGGCGGGCATCTTCTCCGGGCCCGCGCTGGCCGACGCCGAGCAGTTGCTGTCGCGCGTCACCAACCAGCCCTCGATGCTCGGCGCGGACCTGGCCGACGAGGTCAGCACGAACGAGATCTACACCATCGACCCGGTCGGTGACGCCCGCTTCACCGTCGTCGCCGTCGACCTGGGCATCAAGACCAACACCCCGCGCATGTTCGCCGAGCGCGGCATGCGGGTGCACGTGGTCCCGTCCAACGCCACCCTGGACCAGATCAAGGAACTGAACCCGGACGGCGTCTTCCTGTCCAACGGCCCGGGCGACCCGGCCACCCAGGACGGCGCGGTCGCGCTGACCCAGGGCATCCTCTCCGAGGGCCTGCCGCTGTTCGGTATCTGCTTCGGCAACCAGATCCTGGGCCGGGCACTGGGCCGCAACACCTACAAGATGAAGTTCGGCCACCGCGGCATCAACATCCCGGTCGTCGAGCACAGCACCGGCCGCATCTCCATCACCGCGCAGAACCACGGTTTCGCGCTGGAGGGCGAGCGGGGCGAGGTCTTCGACACCCCGTTCGGCAAGGCCCAGGTCAGCCACATCTGCGCCAACGACGGCACCGTCGAGGGCGTGCAGCTGGTCGACGGCCGCGCGTTCTCGGTGCAGTACCACCCGGAGGCCGCCGCCGGCCCCCACGACGCCGCTTATCTCTTCGACCGTTTCGCCGGTCTCATGGAAGGAGCCTGA
- a CDS encoding nitroreductase/quinone reductase family protein, with translation MPSRDDIQHRVVTTLQRRVFNPLIRRAPVQQLLETVGRVSKEPRITPIGGRKMGNEFWLVSEYGERSQYVRNIKADNRVRVRDRGRWYTGTAHLLPDDDCHARLRTLPRYNSTVVRLVGTDMLTVRIDLDQ, from the coding sequence ATGCCGAGCAGGGATGACATTCAGCATCGGGTCGTGACGACATTGCAGCGGCGGGTCTTCAATCCCCTGATCCGCAGGGCGCCGGTGCAGCAGTTGCTGGAGACGGTGGGGCGGGTGAGTAAGGAGCCGCGGATCACTCCGATCGGCGGGCGCAAGATGGGGAACGAGTTCTGGCTGGTGTCGGAATACGGGGAACGCTCGCAGTACGTTCGGAATATCAAGGCGGACAATCGGGTTCGGGTGCGCGATCGTGGCCGCTGGTACACCGGCACCGCGCACCTGCTGCCCGACGACGACTGTCATGCGCGGCTGCGGACGCTGCCCCGCTACAACAGCACCGTGGTTCGTCTGGTCGGCACCGACATGCTCACCGTCCGTATCGATCTCGATCAATAG
- the pyrR gene encoding bifunctional pyr operon transcriptional regulator/uracil phosphoribosyltransferase PyrR: MAVPGDRAAKSGEQSQRHTPEWVAAGRELLSPSDVSRTIARIAHQIIEKTALDSDDPTAPRVVLIGIPTRGTTLAARLTEKIEEFSGVRPALGSLDITLYRDDLRTRPHRPLERTSVPEGGIEDALVVLVDDVLFSGRTVRSALDGLRDLGRPRSVQLAVLIDRGHRELPIRADFVGKNVPTSRSEDISVLLAEHDGRDGVYLHQEDEA; encoded by the coding sequence ATGGCTGTGCCTGGAGATCGGGCGGCCAAGTCCGGCGAGCAATCGCAGAGGCATACCCCGGAGTGGGTGGCAGCGGGGCGTGAGCTGCTGTCGCCATCCGATGTCAGTCGGACCATCGCGCGTATCGCGCACCAAATCATCGAGAAGACCGCCCTGGATTCGGACGATCCCACCGCGCCGCGTGTGGTGCTGATCGGTATCCCGACCCGCGGCACCACCCTGGCCGCGCGGCTGACGGAGAAGATCGAGGAATTCTCCGGTGTCCGCCCGGCGCTCGGTTCCCTCGACATCACCCTTTACCGCGACGACTTGCGGACCCGTCCGCATCGCCCGCTGGAGCGCACCTCGGTGCCCGAGGGCGGTATCGAGGACGCGCTGGTGGTCCTCGTCGACGACGTACTGTTCTCCGGCCGCACCGTGCGCTCCGCCCTGGACGGGCTACGCGACCTCGGTCGCCCCCGCTCCGTGCAGCTGGCGGTGCTGATCGACCGCGGCCACCGCGAACTCCCGATCCGCGCGGACTTCGTGGGTAAGAACGTCCCCACCTCCCGCTCGGAAGACATTTCCGTACTGCTCGCCGAACACGACGGCCGCGACGGCGTCTACCTGCATCAGGAGGACGAGGCGTGA
- a CDS encoding HD domain-containing protein codes for MSNPGAGVLAVMPLHTISEVYGESGLRERLLLEIAEHPDVERLTEALELASELHESDRYGREPYINHLLRVAIRIISHYEVRESDVVVAGLLHDSVEDHPRELAGEFAGEPTDAALGELARRFGLRVADIVAAVTNPAPDPRQDRHEQYREHVAANLDRAPWARVVKLSDFTDNGVGILYSTGPHMRKLASKYRPLTDVYRDLVTRADTPLAEHVKQHILDQLDRADERFEAILARE; via the coding sequence ATGAGCAATCCTGGGGCGGGGGTCTTGGCCGTGATGCCGCTGCACACGATCAGCGAGGTATACGGCGAGTCCGGGCTGCGTGAACGATTACTGCTGGAAATCGCCGAACATCCCGATGTCGAACGGCTCACCGAAGCTCTGGAACTGGCCTCGGAGCTGCACGAGTCCGATCGATACGGCCGCGAGCCGTACATCAATCATCTACTGCGCGTGGCGATTCGGATCATCAGCCACTACGAGGTCCGGGAATCCGATGTGGTGGTCGCGGGCCTGCTGCACGACTCCGTCGAAGACCACCCCCGGGAACTGGCGGGTGAGTTCGCGGGCGAGCCCACCGACGCGGCACTGGGCGAACTCGCGCGGCGATTCGGCCTTCGGGTCGCCGATATCGTTGCCGCCGTGACCAATCCGGCACCCGACCCGCGTCAGGACCGGCACGAACAATACCGCGAGCATGTCGCCGCCAATCTCGATCGCGCACCCTGGGCCCGCGTCGTGAAACTCTCCGATTTCACCGACAACGGCGTCGGCATTCTCTATTCCACCGGCCCGCACATGCGCAAACTCGCCAGCAAATACCGTCCGCTCACCGACGTGTACCGGGACCTGGTCACACGCGCGGACACGCCGCTGGCCGAGCATGTCAAACAGCACATCCTCGACCAGCTCGACCGCGCCGACGAGCGTTTCGAAGCTATCCTCGCCCGGGAATGA
- a CDS encoding zinc-binding dehydrogenase encodes MKAIVMTGVGGPEVLVPREVPEPRPGAGDVVIRAAAIPVLFAETRLRSGEYPLPVEPPFLFGFQAVGTVTEVGADVDAGLIGQRVAMATMGFGAYAEYVCAPATSVTPLPDGLSATDAAAVLMGGSVALTLLDTARLTGSETVLIEAAATGVGAALTQLAKNSGAARIIATAGGPAKIAHARKLGADEVIDHTDPSWPTHLHETLTSTTLDVVFDSIGGPTAAALLDTVTPLHGRILSYGFLSGTPAQISAADLIPRGLTLTGCAGPHWLTRVAQSRPAALNLAAAGTLIPQIDSILPLDEAATAHHLLESRTPLGTVILTPTQA; translated from the coding sequence ATGAAGGCAATCGTAATGACGGGCGTCGGCGGGCCCGAGGTGCTGGTCCCTCGGGAAGTGCCCGAGCCTCGGCCTGGTGCGGGCGACGTGGTGATCCGCGCCGCGGCGATCCCGGTGTTGTTCGCGGAGACGAGGCTGCGCTCGGGTGAATACCCGCTGCCGGTCGAGCCGCCGTTTTTGTTCGGATTTCAAGCCGTAGGGACGGTCACCGAGGTCGGCGCGGACGTGGACGCGGGCCTGATCGGTCAGCGCGTCGCGATGGCCACCATGGGCTTCGGCGCATACGCCGAATACGTTTGCGCCCCAGCCACTTCCGTGACTCCGTTGCCGGACGGTTTGTCCGCGACCGACGCGGCCGCCGTTCTGATGGGCGGCTCGGTGGCACTGACCTTGCTCGACACCGCCCGCCTGACCGGATCGGAAACGGTACTGATCGAAGCCGCCGCCACCGGTGTCGGCGCCGCCCTGACTCAGCTCGCCAAGAACAGCGGCGCCGCCCGCATCATTGCCACCGCCGGCGGCCCGGCCAAAATCGCCCACGCCCGGAAACTCGGCGCCGACGAGGTAATCGACCACACCGACCCGTCCTGGCCCACCCACCTCCACGAAACCCTCACAAGCACAACCCTGGACGTCGTCTTCGACTCGATCGGCGGCCCCACCGCCGCAGCCCTCCTCGACACCGTGACCCCACTACACGGCCGCATCCTCAGCTACGGATTCCTCTCCGGCACCCCCGCCCAGATCTCCGCCGCCGACCTGATCCCCCGCGGCCTCACCCTCACCGGCTGCGCCGGCCCCCACTGGCTCACCCGCGTCGCCCAATCCCGCCCCGCCGCCCTCAACCTAGCCGCCGCCGGAACCCTGATTCCCCAAATCGATTCGATCCTCCCCCTCGACGAAGCCGCCACCGCCCACCACCTCCTGGAGTCCCGAACCCCCCTCGGCACCGTCATCCTTACCCCCACCCAAGCCTGA
- a CDS encoding TetR/AcrR family transcriptional regulator: protein MSDGQPRERADAARNRRAILDATKALLAEHGAEAVTMDRVAAAAGVGKGTIFHRFGSRAGLLHELVGEPARALMSAVTSGPPPLGPGAPARERLLAYFDAMTRLVIDNIELVVAYHAVPPHPQREEFHSFWAAHITALLREARPDLDAETVGALLLAPLGGELVPHMVRTGAADRLLTAVRELVESVLRTP from the coding sequence ATGTCCGACGGGCAACCCAGGGAACGGGCCGATGCCGCGCGCAACCGGCGCGCGATTCTCGACGCCACCAAGGCCCTGCTCGCGGAGCACGGAGCCGAAGCCGTCACCATGGATCGGGTCGCCGCGGCGGCGGGCGTCGGAAAAGGCACCATCTTTCACCGATTCGGTAGTCGCGCCGGGCTGCTGCACGAACTGGTCGGCGAACCGGCGCGCGCTCTGATGAGCGCGGTAACCAGCGGTCCGCCGCCCCTCGGCCCCGGCGCTCCCGCCAGGGAACGCTTACTCGCCTATTTCGACGCGATGACTCGCCTGGTCATCGACAACATCGAACTCGTCGTCGCCTATCACGCGGTGCCGCCCCACCCCCAGCGCGAGGAGTTCCACAGCTTCTGGGCCGCCCACATCACGGCACTGCTCCGCGAAGCCCGCCCCGACCTGGACGCCGAAACCGTCGGCGCACTACTACTCGCCCCACTCGGCGGCGAACTCGTCCCGCACATGGTCCGCACCGGCGCCGCCGACCGCCTCCTCACCGCCGTCCGTGAACTGGTCGAATCCGTGCTCCGCACACCCTGA
- a CDS encoding transporter — protein sequence MERTLWAVGCFALCALALWLMYRGWQNRAARQAERIGELPQVPADLGAQVLEPTTGLYLGSTFAPSWQDRIAVGDLGFRATAELTRFEKGILLERDGATVLWIPQESISTVRTERGHAGKVMTEDGVLVIRWTLPTGTEIDTGFRGDDKTVYPAWARTLTGDDE from the coding sequence ATGGAGAGAACGCTGTGGGCTGTCGGTTGCTTCGCGCTGTGCGCGCTGGCGCTGTGGCTGATGTATCGGGGCTGGCAGAACCGGGCGGCCCGCCAGGCCGAACGGATCGGTGAACTGCCGCAGGTCCCTGCCGATCTGGGCGCGCAGGTGCTGGAACCGACCACGGGCCTCTACCTGGGCAGCACCTTCGCGCCCAGCTGGCAGGACCGGATCGCGGTCGGGGACTTGGGTTTCCGCGCTACCGCGGAATTGACCCGGTTCGAAAAGGGAATCCTGCTCGAACGCGACGGCGCCACGGTGCTCTGGATTCCGCAGGAGTCCATCAGCACCGTGCGGACCGAGCGCGGTCACGCGGGCAAGGTAATGACAGAAGATGGTGTGCTGGTAATTCGCTGGACACTGCCGACCGGAACCGAGATAGATACCGGTTTCCGAGGTGACGACAAGACGGTGTATCCGGCCTGGGCCAGGACTTTGACGGGAGACGACGAGTGA